In the Xiamenia xianingshaonis genome, one interval contains:
- a CDS encoding HD family phosphohydrolase: MTTLDAGMTREAAFDLLKAHNQDPFHIEHGETVEQTMRYFAREYDPENEEFWGIVGLLHDLDWEEHDDEPEKHTLYAAPLIEAAGGTPELVRAIQSHTSDFNPDLPKPELQMEKILFATEELTGLIGAAIVMRPSKSVMDFEVKSLKKKFKDKRFAAGVSRDVIRSGADMLGWELDELFARTIEAMQSFAPDRDTFVAAE; this comes from the coding sequence ATGACGACCCTTGACGCCGGCATGACCCGCGAAGCAGCGTTTGACCTGCTGAAAGCCCATAATCAAGACCCCTTTCATATCGAACACGGCGAAACTGTCGAGCAGACGATGCGCTACTTCGCCCGCGAATACGACCCGGAAAACGAGGAGTTCTGGGGCATCGTTGGCCTGCTGCACGACCTGGACTGGGAAGAACACGACGACGAGCCCGAAAAGCACACGCTGTACGCGGCGCCGCTCATCGAGGCGGCCGGCGGCACGCCCGAGCTTGTTCGCGCCATTCAGTCGCACACGTCCGATTTCAACCCCGACCTGCCGAAACCCGAGCTGCAGATGGAGAAGATCCTCTTTGCGACCGAAGAGCTGACGGGGCTTATCGGCGCGGCCATCGTCATGCGGCCGTCGAAAAGCGTCATGGACTTCGAAGTGAAGTCGCTCAAGAAAAAGTTCAAGGACAAGCGTTTCGCCGCCGGCGTGAGCCGCGACGTCATCCGCAGCGGGGCCGACATGCTTGGCTGGGAGCTTGACGAGCTGTTCGCCCGCACCATCGAGGCGATGCAGTCCTTCGCGCCTGATCGCGACACGTTCGTGGCGGCGGAATAG
- the groL gene encoding chaperonin GroEL (60 kDa chaperone family; promotes refolding of misfolded polypeptides especially under stressful conditions; forms two stacked rings of heptamers to form a barrel-shaped 14mer; ends can be capped by GroES; misfolded proteins enter the barrel where they are refolded when GroES binds): MAKEIKFQADARSALAAGVSKLASAVKVTLGPKGRYVALERSYGGPLITNDGVTVAKDIELEDPVENMGAQLVREAAVKTNDVAGDGTTTATLLADVIVSEGLRNVTAGADALGIRRGIQKATDAVVEAIKANATPVSTEEQIANVGTISAGDAEIGAKIAEAMEAVGKDGAISVEESQTFGLEMEIVEGMQYERGYISPYMATDMERMEANLQDPYILLTDQKISNVQDMVGLLEEIMRSGRPLFIVAEDVDGEALATILLNKLRGTFNCVAIKAPGFGDRRKRILEDIAAVTGAQVIDKDFGMTMADARIDMLGHAKTVRVTKDVSLIVDGAGDKKAIEDRINIIKAELERVDSDFDREKLQERLAKLSGGVAVLKVGAATESELKEKKSRIEDALQATRAAVEEGIVAGGGVALLDVQSALDELEVDDLDEEVGVSIIRKALEAPIRAISGNAGFEGSVVVEHVKNMPEGEGLNCANGEYGNMIEMGVNDPVKVTRIALQSAASVAALILITEATVNEIPKDPDPAALAAMAGAGAGGGMGMM, from the coding sequence ATGGCAAAAGAAATCAAGTTCCAGGCAGATGCACGTTCGGCGCTTGCCGCCGGCGTCAGCAAGCTGGCCAGCGCCGTCAAGGTGACGCTTGGCCCCAAGGGCCGCTACGTGGCGCTTGAGCGCTCCTACGGCGGTCCGCTCATCACCAACGACGGCGTGACGGTCGCCAAGGACATCGAGCTGGAAGATCCGGTGGAGAACATGGGCGCCCAGCTGGTGCGCGAAGCCGCCGTGAAGACCAACGACGTGGCCGGCGACGGCACCACCACCGCCACGCTGCTTGCCGACGTCATCGTGTCCGAGGGTCTGCGCAACGTGACCGCCGGCGCCGACGCGCTTGGCATCCGTCGCGGCATCCAGAAGGCCACCGACGCGGTGGTCGAGGCCATCAAGGCCAACGCCACGCCGGTTTCCACCGAAGAGCAAATCGCCAACGTCGGCACCATTTCCGCCGGCGACGCCGAAATCGGCGCGAAGATCGCCGAGGCCATGGAAGCTGTCGGCAAGGACGGCGCCATTTCCGTCGAGGAAAGCCAGACGTTCGGCCTGGAAATGGAAATCGTCGAAGGCATGCAGTACGAGCGCGGCTACATTTCGCCCTACATGGCCACCGACATGGAGCGCATGGAGGCCAACCTGCAGGATCCCTACATCCTGTTGACCGACCAGAAGATCTCCAACGTCCAGGACATGGTGGGCCTGCTGGAAGAGATCATGCGCAGCGGCCGCCCGCTGTTCATCGTCGCGGAAGACGTGGACGGCGAAGCGCTGGCCACCATCCTGCTGAACAAGCTGCGCGGCACGTTCAACTGCGTCGCCATCAAGGCCCCCGGCTTCGGCGACCGCCGCAAGCGCATCCTGGAGGACATCGCGGCCGTTACGGGCGCCCAGGTCATCGACAAGGACTTCGGCATGACCATGGCCGACGCTCGCATCGACATGCTGGGCCATGCCAAGACGGTGCGCGTCACCAAGGACGTCTCGCTCATCGTTGACGGCGCTGGCGACAAGAAGGCCATCGAGGACCGCATCAACATCATCAAGGCCGAACTCGAGCGCGTCGATTCCGACTTCGACCGCGAGAAGCTGCAGGAGCGCCTGGCGAAGCTGTCCGGCGGCGTTGCGGTGCTGAAGGTGGGCGCCGCTACCGAGTCCGAGCTGAAGGAGAAGAAGTCCCGCATCGAGGACGCTCTGCAGGCCACGCGCGCGGCTGTGGAAGAGGGCATCGTTGCCGGCGGCGGCGTTGCGCTGCTCGACGTGCAGTCCGCCCTGGACGAGTTGGAAGTCGACGACCTGGACGAGGAAGTGGGCGTGTCCATCATCCGCAAGGCCCTGGAGGCCCCGATTCGCGCCATTTCCGGCAACGCCGGCTTCGAGGGCTCGGTCGTCGTGGAGCATGTGAAGAACATGCCCGAAGGCGAAGGCCTGAACTGCGCCAACGGCGAGTACGGCAACATGATCGAGATGGGCGTGAACGACCCGGTGAAGGTCACCCGCATCGCGCTGCAGTCCGCGGCTTCTGTGGCGGCCCTCATCCTCATCACCGAGGCGACCGTCAACGAGATCCCGAAGGATCCCGATCCGGCGGCGCTGGCGGCCATGGCCGGCGCAGGTGCCGGCGGCGGCATGGGCATGATGTAA
- a CDS encoding TIGR04282 family arsenosugar biosynthesis glycosyltransferase has translation MKVRRNALLLFSKVPEPGKVKTRLTPLKDGLFDPGIASYLYHCMLFDVAEICCDALADLERKSRDAAGDAAAGDAASVFDEYTLIISSPGADQERMMRELFAESGVWPRPIEFIHDEGASFDEHYNDAFSQVWDGGFDTVLSMGCDMPALRRSIVTEGFERLHQLCEVPGGGIVLAPDQELGVSVVGWTSSTDFDHSGVFYNQDGLTVLPAYIRKCKALGLPALYLPDVPDVDTMRDLDHHVTLVEALVYCAQFQDDVTPPWRTAEALREVGYTDVRIMPNNLFDPRGEIDR, from the coding sequence ATGAAGGTACGGCGAAACGCATTGCTGCTGTTCTCGAAGGTCCCGGAGCCGGGCAAGGTCAAGACGCGCTTGACGCCGCTCAAAGACGGCCTGTTCGATCCGGGAATTGCAAGCTACCTCTACCACTGCATGTTGTTCGACGTGGCTGAAATCTGCTGCGATGCGCTGGCGGATCTCGAGCGCAAAAGCCGGGACGCCGCCGGCGATGCGGCTGCGGGCGACGCCGCTTCCGTCTTTGACGAGTATACGCTCATCATCTCGTCTCCCGGTGCCGACCAGGAACGCATGATGCGCGAGCTTTTCGCGGAAAGCGGCGTGTGGCCGCGCCCGATCGAGTTCATACATGACGAGGGCGCAAGCTTCGACGAGCACTACAACGATGCGTTTTCCCAGGTCTGGGACGGCGGCTTTGACACCGTGCTCTCTATGGGCTGCGACATGCCGGCGCTGCGGCGCAGCATTGTGACAGAAGGCTTCGAGCGGCTTCACCAGCTGTGCGAAGTGCCAGGCGGCGGCATCGTTCTGGCTCCTGACCAGGAGCTTGGCGTGAGCGTCGTCGGCTGGACCAGCTCGACGGATTTTGACCACTCGGGCGTGTTCTACAACCAGGACGGCCTGACCGTTTTGCCGGCGTATATTCGAAAATGCAAGGCGCTTGGCCTGCCCGCCCTCTATCTGCCCGACGTGCCGGACGTCGACACGATGCGCGACTTGGACCACCACGTCACGCTGGTAGAGGCCCTTGTGTACTGCGCGCAATTCCAAGACGACGTCACGCCGCCGTGGCGCACCGCCGAAGCGCTGCGCGAGGTCGGGTACACCGACGTGCGCATCATGCCGAACAATTTGTTCGATCCTCGGGGCGAAATCGATAGGTGA
- a CDS encoding putative manganese transporter has translation MEDFGHIIGHAVEHTFADTLYLIPFLFVTYLAMEWLEHKTGSKTQEAVRRAGAAGPAVGALVGVVPQCGFSAVSATLWAGRVITLGTLFAVFLSTSDEMLPIFLAEQVPLPTILKILGVKLMIGMVMGFLIDAVVRIARRDNNPLRIHELCEQDSCHCEEDCAECGENPGKVYEHFEDEACAHTHDHSHDHAFGWKIILKSALAHTVQVTAFILVITLALNLAIEGIGEDALGDFLVANESASVFLAGLVGLVPNCAASVVIAQLYLDGVLGAGAMLAGLLVGAGVGLLVLARSNRHAGQNIAIVCALYATGVFWGLLVNVFGIAF, from the coding sequence ATGGAAGATTTCGGACATATCATCGGACACGCCGTCGAGCACACGTTCGCGGACACGCTGTACCTCATCCCGTTTTTGTTCGTCACCTATCTGGCGATGGAATGGCTCGAGCACAAGACGGGCTCGAAAACTCAAGAAGCCGTGCGTCGCGCCGGAGCCGCAGGTCCGGCCGTCGGTGCTCTTGTCGGCGTCGTGCCCCAGTGCGGGTTTTCGGCCGTGTCGGCCACGCTGTGGGCCGGCCGCGTCATCACGCTGGGCACGCTGTTCGCCGTGTTTTTATCCACCTCCGACGAAATGCTGCCCATCTTTCTGGCCGAGCAGGTGCCGCTGCCCACCATCCTGAAAATCCTCGGCGTGAAGCTGATGATCGGCATGGTCATGGGCTTTCTGATAGACGCCGTCGTGCGCATCGCGCGGCGCGACAACAACCCTTTGCGCATTCACGAGCTGTGCGAACAGGACAGCTGCCACTGCGAAGAAGACTGCGCGGAATGCGGCGAAAATCCCGGCAAAGTGTACGAGCACTTCGAAGACGAGGCCTGTGCGCACACCCACGACCATTCGCACGACCACGCCTTCGGCTGGAAGATCATCCTGAAGAGCGCGCTGGCCCATACGGTGCAGGTGACGGCGTTTATCCTGGTCATCACGCTGGCGCTGAACCTGGCGATCGAAGGGATCGGTGAAGATGCGCTGGGCGACTTCCTGGTGGCGAACGAGAGCGCTTCGGTGTTTTTGGCGGGTTTGGTCGGGCTCGTCCCGAACTGCGCGGCGAGCGTCGTCATCGCGCAGCTCTATCTCGACGGGGTGCTGGGCGCAGGCGCCATGCTGGCGGGACTGCTGGTGGGCGCGGGGGTCGGGCTGCTCGTGCTGGCACGGTCGAACCGTCATGCGGGACAGAACATCGCCATCGTGTGCGCGTTGTACGCGACGGGCGTGTTCTGGGGCTTGCTCGTCAACGTTTTCGGCATCGCGTTCTAG
- a CDS encoding PDDEXK family nuclease, translating to MTDNTGPVRHCLVQKRMPISRKRVATVARERGAMIKSQLEFLYEQAKDLEYRYRTELEAMPAGKLAKSRKNGRTYYRIITSKAGKRQSYGVTGNSDLIDLYARKEYLSHALRVIEKNVLSLHKATRKCQAFDPLEIVGSLSASYQDLELASFFPVVTGAVALGLDDLTAERIASHAAWGGEPYEKSTYLEEGFTIVTRRGERMRSKAEAMIADRLADYGIAYHYEEMLYRFNRAFVPDFTFEGRGGTMFYLEFCGRMDDPNYVRRHIDKTHAYEEAGIVPWKNIIYVYASGNELDMCRIEEVIRGQVIPWL from the coding sequence ATGACCGACAACACCGGGCCAGTCCGCCACTGCCTCGTTCAGAAGCGCATGCCCATTTCTCGCAAACGAGTCGCAACCGTCGCACGAGAGAGAGGCGCCATGATCAAATCCCAATTAGAATTCTTGTATGAGCAGGCCAAAGACCTTGAGTACCGCTACCGAACCGAACTCGAGGCGATGCCTGCCGGCAAGCTGGCAAAAAGCCGCAAAAACGGTCGCACCTACTACCGCATCATTACCTCTAAGGCAGGAAAGCGTCAAAGCTACGGGGTCACAGGCAACAGCGACCTTATCGACCTCTACGCGCGCAAGGAGTATCTCAGTCACGCCTTGCGCGTGATCGAGAAAAACGTGCTCTCACTGCATAAGGCCACCAGGAAGTGCCAAGCCTTCGACCCGCTGGAAATAGTCGGCTCGTTATCGGCGTCCTACCAGGACCTCGAACTTGCAAGCTTCTTCCCTGTCGTGACCGGTGCCGTCGCATTGGGCTTAGACGACCTGACAGCCGAGCGCATAGCGTCGCATGCGGCCTGGGGAGGCGAGCCCTATGAAAAGAGCACGTACCTAGAAGAGGGGTTCACAATCGTGACCAGGCGCGGAGAGAGGATGCGCTCGAAGGCCGAAGCCATGATTGCCGACCGGCTCGCCGATTACGGCATCGCCTATCACTACGAAGAAATGCTGTACCGCTTCAATCGCGCCTTCGTGCCTGACTTCACGTTTGAAGGCAGAGGCGGAACGATGTTTTACCTGGAGTTTTGCGGGCGCATGGATGATCCGAACTACGTGCGGAGGCATATCGACAAAACGCATGCATACGAGGAAGCCGGCATAGTCCCCTGGAAGAACATTATCTATGTGTACGCATCCGGAAACGAGCTGGACATGTGCCGAATCGAAGAGGTCATCCGCGGCCAGGTCATACCGTGGCTGTAG
- a CDS encoding Sapep family Mn(2+)-dependent dipeptidase — protein MVDDQLLNDIDAYLDENWESMVRDVATLVRIPSFEELDKAEEGAPFGPGPRQALTAVLDLAAGMGFETHDCEGYIGYADFPGESDTQLGIIGHMDVVPAGPGWNFPAYDVTRKEGYLIGRGCLDDKGPSVVALWAMKYWKDRGEKFPCTIRFLFGANEESGMGDVAYYRKHYADPAFLFTPDAEFPVCYGEKGGYDAVIKSEPMPNRRVRKLVGGAATNAVPGQAEAVVEVGDLTQLPGTDRVAVELDGNGCARLVAAGKSAHASMPEEGVNAIALIVDFLLENDLLTSEERAFFEFESRLLNHTDGSGVGLKTSDEYFGALTIVGGTVKVEDDRFVQTVDSRFPTSIDGDEITAILTREAGKVGASVENTLLMVPFLVKPDTPAIQALLDAYNEVTGEDAKPFTMGGGTYAREFASGASFGPERPWIKDPDWVGSMHGPDEGVSEELLRASFCIYAVALKRLMDAGL, from the coding sequence ATGGTTGACGATCAGCTGTTGAACGACATCGACGCATACCTTGATGAAAACTGGGAGTCGATGGTGCGCGACGTTGCGACGCTCGTGCGCATCCCCAGTTTCGAAGAGCTTGACAAGGCCGAAGAGGGCGCTCCGTTCGGCCCGGGCCCTCGGCAGGCGCTGACGGCTGTGCTCGATCTGGCGGCCGGCATGGGCTTTGAGACCCACGACTGCGAAGGCTACATCGGATATGCGGACTTCCCGGGCGAAAGCGACACGCAGCTGGGCATCATCGGCCACATGGACGTCGTGCCCGCCGGACCGGGCTGGAACTTCCCGGCCTACGACGTCACGCGCAAGGAGGGCTACCTCATCGGCCGCGGCTGCCTGGACGACAAAGGCCCGAGCGTGGTGGCGCTGTGGGCTATGAAGTATTGGAAGGACCGCGGCGAGAAGTTCCCCTGCACCATCCGCTTTCTGTTCGGCGCGAATGAGGAAAGCGGCATGGGCGACGTGGCGTACTACCGCAAACACTACGCTGACCCGGCGTTTCTGTTCACGCCTGACGCCGAGTTTCCCGTGTGCTACGGCGAGAAGGGCGGCTACGACGCCGTCATCAAAAGCGAGCCGATGCCCAACCGCCGCGTGCGAAAGCTCGTCGGCGGCGCTGCCACCAACGCCGTGCCCGGCCAGGCCGAGGCGGTCGTGGAGGTGGGCGACCTGACGCAGCTGCCCGGCACCGACCGCGTCGCCGTGGAGCTTGACGGCAACGGATGCGCGCGCCTGGTGGCCGCCGGCAAGAGCGCCCATGCGTCCATGCCGGAGGAAGGCGTCAACGCCATCGCGCTCATCGTGGACTTTCTGCTGGAAAACGACCTGCTCACGAGCGAGGAACGCGCCTTCTTCGAATTCGAGAGCAGGTTGCTGAACCATACCGACGGCTCGGGCGTGGGCCTGAAGACCTCCGACGAGTATTTCGGTGCGCTCACCATCGTCGGCGGCACCGTCAAGGTGGAAGACGACCGCTTCGTGCAGACCGTCGACAGCCGTTTCCCCACGTCCATCGACGGCGACGAAATCACTGCCATCTTGACCCGCGAAGCCGGCAAAGTGGGCGCGAGTGTCGAAAACACCCTGCTCATGGTGCCGTTTTTGGTGAAGCCGGACACACCGGCCATCCAGGCGCTGTTGGATGCCTACAACGAGGTGACCGGCGAGGATGCCAAGCCCTTCACGATGGGCGGCGGCACGTACGCCCGCGAGTTCGCCTCCGGCGCCAGCTTCGGTCCCGAGCGTCCGTGGATCAAGGATCCGGATTGGGTCGGCAGCATGCACGGCCCCGACGAGGGCGTGAGCGAAGAGCTGCTGCGTGCGTCGTTCTGCATCTATGCCGTGGCCCTCAAACGCCTCATGGACGCAGGCCTGTAA
- a CDS encoding ABC transporter ATP-binding protein: MSHALIVSDLRTGYGKKRAKEIVHGVSFTVDNGQFACIIGANGCGKTTTLKAVMGLLPLMAGSVKVDGEEVSSLDEKTRAKRFAYIPQAHRAPFPFTVADVVLLGRTPHLAHGSRPTEADLATAYEALDLLGLVDLARTAYTTLSGGQQQLVLIARALAQESNILIMDEPTAALDFGNQHLVLSRMQELSRLGKAVVMVTHDPDHALFCADKVVVMEEGRVLASGTPQECITTEMLQRIYDTDARVMDVEIDPGRVERVCIPVLEKLQ, encoded by the coding sequence ATGAGTCACGCACTCATCGTTTCTGACCTGCGGACCGGCTATGGCAAAAAACGCGCGAAAGAAATCGTGCACGGCGTGTCTTTCACCGTCGACAACGGGCAGTTCGCCTGCATCATCGGCGCCAACGGCTGCGGCAAGACCACGACGCTGAAAGCCGTCATGGGGCTGCTTCCTCTTATGGCGGGCAGCGTGAAAGTCGATGGGGAAGAGGTTTCAAGCTTGGACGAGAAAACGCGTGCCAAGCGTTTTGCCTACATTCCGCAAGCCCATCGCGCCCCCTTTCCCTTTACCGTCGCCGACGTGGTTCTGCTGGGGCGGACGCCTCATCTGGCCCACGGCTCCCGTCCGACGGAGGCGGACCTCGCGACGGCCTATGAGGCCCTGGACCTTTTGGGCCTCGTCGATTTGGCGCGCACTGCTTATACGACCTTGTCTGGAGGCCAGCAGCAGCTCGTGCTGATCGCTCGCGCCTTGGCGCAGGAAAGCAACATTCTGATAATGGACGAACCGACGGCGGCCTTGGATTTCGGCAACCAGCATCTGGTGCTGTCCCGCATGCAGGAGCTTTCGCGCCTCGGCAAGGCTGTCGTGATGGTGACCCACGACCCCGACCACGCGCTGTTCTGCGCCGACAAAGTGGTGGTGATGGAAGAAGGGCGGGTGCTTGCTTCGGGGACCCCTCAGGAATGCATCACGACCGAAATGCTGCAGCGCATCTATGATACCGACGCCCGCGTGATGGACGTAGAGATCGATCCTGGCCGGGTCGAGCGCGTGTGCATCCCTGTGCTCGAGAAGCTTCAGTAG
- a CDS encoding CPBP family intramembrane glutamic endopeptidase has translation MSKPKSQPPREGGAPRAPRASFVVLMAAAFALWQVLPGDTVCQAAVQALALAAVALAVAALTCPDVLRRGGWRAALPPMAALVGIGCVGGALSVAAGAGPGASAANVASPGVLLAALVLFAATGVFEEALFRVLLMNALLAGAALREPKAAPAVPPPPPAAGECGAAPRPTPVPPALFAAIVSSVAFGLLHASFDGALAGAGACAVVEALLKPVQAALFGFVMAAWYVRVRRLWPLATAHAAFDLGYLGPACASGVLPATYVTGTPAGVAMLAVTSALLLPLAARAWRSLRSPAGFQSRNKA, from the coding sequence ATGAGCAAGCCGAAGTCTCAGCCGCCGCGCGAAGGCGGCGCCCCTCGCGCCCCTCGCGCCTCGTTTGTGGTGCTGATGGCGGCGGCGTTTGCGCTGTGGCAGGTCCTGCCTGGCGACACCGTCTGCCAAGCGGCGGTGCAGGCGCTGGCCTTGGCGGCAGTGGCGCTGGCCGTGGCGGCGCTCACGTGCCCGGACGTGCTGCGCAGGGGCGGCTGGCGTGCGGCCCTGCCGCCGATGGCGGCGCTCGTCGGCATCGGGTGTGTCGGCGGTGCGCTGTCCGTTGCGGCTGGGGCGGGGCCGGGCGCATCGGCGGCGAATGTCGCCTCGCCGGGCGTGCTTCTGGCCGCCCTCGTGCTGTTCGCGGCGACGGGCGTGTTCGAAGAAGCCCTGTTTCGCGTGCTGCTCATGAACGCCCTGCTGGCGGGTGCCGCCCTCCGGGAGCCTAAGGCTGCCCCCGCCGTGCCGCCCCCGCCGCCGGCCGCCGGGGAGTGCGGCGCGGCCCCCCGTCCCACCCCCGTCCCGCCCGCGCTTTTCGCCGCGATCGTCTCGTCGGTGGCGTTCGGCCTGCTGCACGCCTCGTTCGACGGCGCCCTGGCGGGCGCGGGTGCCTGTGCGGTCGTCGAAGCGCTGCTCAAGCCCGTGCAGGCCGCCCTGTTCGGGTTCGTGATGGCCGCGTGGTACGTGCGCGTCCGGCGCCTGTGGCCCCTGGCGACCGCTCATGCCGCCTTCGACCTGGGCTACCTGGGTCCTGCCTGTGCGTCCGGCGTTCTGCCTGCGACGTATGTGACCGGCACGCCTGCGGGCGTGGCCATGCTGGCCGTCACCTCGGCGCTGCTGCTTCCGCTTGCCGCTCGCGCCTGGCGCAGCTTGCGCTCTCCTGCCGGGTTTCAATCTCGAAACAAGGCCTGA
- a CDS encoding co-chaperone GroES produces the protein MNLKPLGDRVIVKPDEAEETTASGLYIATEAKEKPQSGVVLAVGEGRIDRDGNKVEVPVKVGDKVVYGKFGGTEISVEGENVLILRADDLFAVFE, from the coding sequence ATGAACCTGAAACCCCTGGGCGATCGCGTCATCGTCAAGCCGGACGAGGCTGAAGAAACGACGGCTTCGGGCCTCTACATTGCGACCGAGGCCAAGGAAAAGCCCCAGAGCGGCGTCGTTTTGGCTGTTGGCGAAGGCCGTATCGATCGCGACGGCAACAAGGTCGAAGTTCCGGTGAAGGTCGGCGACAAGGTCGTGTACGGCAAGTTCGGCGGCACCGAGATCTCCGTCGAGGGCGAAAACGTGCTCATCCTTCGCGCCGACGACCTGTTCGCGGTTTTCGAGTAG
- the eno gene encoding phosphopyruvate hydratase yields the protein MSVIIDVFGREVLDSRGNPTVEVEVVLEDGSFGRAAVPSGASTGAFEAVELRDDDKNRYMGKGVLDAVAHVNEEIADALVGLEAEDQRTVDALMIDVDGTDNKANLGANAVLGASLAVARAAAESAELPLYKYVGGVGAHVLPTPMMNILNGGVHADNNVDFQEFMIMPVGAESFAEALRWCAEIYHTLKKVLHDAGLGGGVGDEGGFAPNFKTNEEPLQYIMQACEKAGYRPGSDIMFAMDPASTEFYDAEKGKYVLAGEGRELTSDEMVDYWEALVKKYPIISIEDGMAEEDWDGWKALTDRIGGFVQLVGDDLFVTNSQRLAKGIELGCANAILIKVNQIGSLTETLEAIEMAKQAGYACVMSHRSGETEDTTIADLSVAVNTGQIKTGAPARSDRVAKYNQLLRIEEELGAQSTYAGMKAFYNIKR from the coding sequence ATGAGTGTTATCATCGATGTGTTCGGCCGCGAGGTCCTTGATTCGCGCGGTAATCCCACGGTTGAAGTGGAAGTAGTGCTGGAAGACGGTTCGTTCGGCCGTGCCGCCGTGCCGTCGGGCGCTTCGACGGGCGCTTTCGAGGCCGTCGAGCTGCGCGACGATGACAAGAACCGCTACATGGGCAAGGGCGTGCTCGACGCCGTGGCCCATGTGAACGAAGAGATCGCCGACGCCCTGGTGGGCTTGGAGGCCGAAGACCAGCGCACGGTCGACGCTCTCATGATCGACGTCGACGGCACCGACAACAAGGCAAACCTGGGCGCGAACGCCGTGCTGGGCGCCTCGTTGGCCGTGGCCCGCGCCGCCGCCGAATCGGCCGAGCTTCCCCTCTATAAATATGTAGGCGGCGTTGGCGCGCACGTGCTGCCCACGCCCATGATGAACATCCTGAACGGCGGCGTCCATGCGGACAACAACGTCGACTTCCAGGAATTCATGATCATGCCGGTAGGCGCGGAAAGCTTCGCCGAAGCGCTGCGCTGGTGCGCTGAAATCTACCACACGCTGAAGAAAGTCCTGCACGACGCGGGCCTCGGCGGCGGCGTGGGCGACGAGGGCGGCTTTGCTCCCAACTTCAAGACGAACGAAGAGCCGCTCCAGTACATCATGCAGGCGTGTGAAAAGGCCGGCTATCGTCCCGGCTCCGACATCATGTTCGCCATGGACCCGGCGTCCACGGAATTCTACGACGCCGAAAAGGGCAAGTACGTGCTGGCCGGCGAAGGCCGCGAGCTGACGAGCGACGAGATGGTCGACTACTGGGAAGCCCTCGTCAAGAAGTACCCGATCATCTCGATCGAAGACGGCATGGCCGAGGAAGACTGGGACGGCTGGAAGGCGCTGACCGATCGCATCGGCGGCTTCGTGCAGCTGGTGGGCGACGACCTGTTCGTCACGAATTCCCAGCGCCTGGCGAAGGGCATCGAGCTGGGCTGCGCGAACGCCATCCTCATCAAGGTGAACCAGATTGGCTCGCTGACCGAAACGCTCGAGGCCATCGAGATGGCGAAGCAGGCAGGCTACGCCTGCGTCATGAGCCACCGCTCCGGCGAAACCGAGGACACCACCATTGCCGACCTGTCCGTGGCTGTGAACACCGGCCAGATCAAGACGGGCGCTCCGGCCCGCTCCGACCGCGTCGCCAAGTACAACCAGCTGCTCCGCATCGAGGAAGAACTGGGCGCGCAGTCGACCTACGCCGGCATGAAGGCGTTCTATAACATCAAACGCTAG
- a CDS encoding DUF2510 domain-containing protein, with translation MGNPQAGWYPDPSGDVTKLRYWDGLQWTDNFTDAAVQTAPGYAQPTYPQPGYGQPGYAQTYGAENSSDATLRLVAFILNVVSTVSVGWAIIPLAWMIPICVRSWNIYKGTRPNTTAFGVVDLIFGNLVAGILLLVSKKEA, from the coding sequence ATGGGCAATCCGCAAGCCGGCTGGTATCCCGACCCGTCCGGCGACGTCACGAAGCTGCGCTACTGGGACGGCCTGCAATGGACCGACAATTTCACCGACGCCGCCGTGCAAACGGCGCCCGGGTACGCGCAGCCGACCTATCCGCAGCCAGGATACGGCCAGCCGGGCTATGCGCAAACATACGGCGCCGAAAATTCGAGCGACGCGACGCTGCGGCTCGTCGCGTTCATTTTGAACGTCGTCAGCACCGTGTCAGTGGGCTGGGCCATCATTCCGCTGGCCTGGATGATCCCCATCTGCGTGCGCAGCTGGAACATCTACAAGGGCACGCGCCCCAACACCACGGCGTTCGGTGTGGTCGACCTGATCTTCGGCAACCTGGTCGCCGGCATTCTGCTGCTGGTCAGCAAGAAGGAAGCCTAA